The following are encoded together in the Arenicella xantha genome:
- a CDS encoding DNA-3-methyladenine glycosylase I gives MSRCSWCESSELYRQYHDQEWGVAVFDDRELFEMLNLEGAQAGLSWITVLKKRENYRDAFDQFDPVKIAQYDEAKRGELLANAGIIRNKLKVNAFIVNAQLYLEMQSLAEKNAGPTFSEFLWSFVDGKPIVNTPSSLSEVPATTAQSDAMSKALKKRGFKFVGSTICYAFMQACGMVVDHTQDCFRFNKEAK, from the coding sequence CTGTCGCGCTGTAGTTGGTGCGAGAGTAGTGAGTTGTATCGCCAGTATCATGATCAAGAATGGGGCGTGGCCGTGTTTGATGATCGTGAATTGTTTGAAATGCTAAATCTTGAAGGTGCGCAAGCCGGTTTAAGCTGGATTACTGTATTGAAAAAGCGTGAGAATTATCGTGATGCATTCGACCAGTTCGATCCGGTCAAAATAGCTCAGTACGATGAGGCTAAGCGTGGTGAGTTGTTAGCTAATGCCGGGATTATTAGAAATAAGCTTAAGGTGAATGCCTTCATTGTAAATGCCCAACTCTATTTAGAGATGCAGTCGTTGGCTGAGAAAAATGCCGGCCCGACATTTTCGGAGTTTCTGTGGTCGTTTGTTGACGGCAAGCCCATTGTGAATACGCCAAGTTCTTTGTCTGAGGTGCCAGCCACTACCGCACAGTCGGATGCAATGAGCAAAGCGTTGAAAAAACGTGGATTTAAGTTCGTTGGTTCAACTATTTGTTATGCGTTTATGCAAGCCTGTGGCATGGTTGTTGATCACACCCAAGATTGTTTTCGGTTTAACAAAGAAGCTAAGTAA